A region of Labeo rohita strain BAU-BD-2019 chromosome 2, IGBB_LRoh.1.0, whole genome shotgun sequence DNA encodes the following proteins:
- the zgc:113293 gene encoding uncharacterized protein zgc:113293: MRHMNSVIKVCYELWRTMILKSVFFLCLLVGVFGADTENTETVSVMVGDSVTLHTDIGTVRRNDHIMWMFGPDSPDNQIADLMKWSYMLSIYVSGKMPFGDNLQLDHQTGSLTIKNTVSEHSGLYKLTIIHNRKTSRKKFDVKVYAPLPVPIITTDSSQNSTAAERSAGPACVLMCSVANASRATLSFFKGSDLVSSVSSSDFSSSLSLPLDVEYHDENSYSCLVNNSISNHTTLFNITDLCQPPSGTSDDSLLYCLVLLVLIPVALTVTAVILCVCRKQRKAEQETDENC; this comes from the exons ATGCGCCACATGAACTCAGTTATCAAAGTCTGTTATGAATTGTGGAGGACAATGATTCTTAAATCTGTGTTTTTCCTCTGTTTACTAGTCG GTGTGTTTGGTGCAGACACAGAAAACACTGAAACCGTGTCGGTGATGGTGGGAGATTCGGTCACTCTGCACACTGACATTGGCACAGTCAGGAGGAACGATCACATCATGTGGATGTTTGGACCTGACAGTCCAGACAACCAGATAGCAGATCTCATGAAATGGTCCTACATGCTCTCCATATACGTGAGTGGAAAGATGCCGTTTGGAGACAACCTGCAGCTGGATCATCAGACCGGATCGCTGACCATTAAGAACACTGTATCCGAACACTCAGGACTTTATAAATTAACTATCATCCACAACAGAAAGACTTCCCGCAAGAAGTTTGATGTTAAAGTCTATG CCCCTCTCCCAGTTCCCATCATCACCACTGACTCTTCTCAGAACTCAACAGCGGCAGAAAGATCTGCCGGTCCAGCGTGTGTCCTGATGTGTTCGGTGGCGAATGCGTCCCGGGCGACTCTGTCCTTCTTCAAGGGCAGTGATTTGGTGTCCAGCGTCAGCAGCTCTGATTTCAGCAGCTCGCTCTCTCTGCCTCTGGATGTGGAGTATCACGATGAAAACAGCTACAGCTGTTTGGTCAATAACTCCATCAGCAACCACACCACACTCTTCAACATCACAGATCTCTGCCAGCCGCCTTCGGGTACATCAg ACGACTCACTGCTATACTGTCTGGTGCTGCTGGTGCTGATTCCTGTCGCTCTCACAGTGACAGCTGTCATATTGTGTGTCTGTAGAAAACAGAGAAAAGCAGAACAAGAGA CTGATGAAAACTGCTAA
- the LOC127173472 gene encoding gastrula zinc finger protein XlCGF8.2DB-like — protein sequence MEFVRVVIGDVSDPEPFKILKDDPEEQRDLVEVKEESQELNEMEEKQHFEKPDAIITSEKSLSRSQTENKSTPKTALVCPHCGKTFKQRGHLDDHIRTHTGEKPYACLQCGKSFTHKGNLKDHMRIHSGERRFACQQCGKRFTHKANLTDHIRIHTGEKPFGCTQCGKSFTHATSLKTHLLSHSGERPFNCDQCGQKFILAAHLKRHLKIHTNERPYVCSFCGKSFLWLCYFKDHQKKHTGVKAHVCSECGSAFTRASELKMHQRTHTGEKPYTCSYCGKSFAESGNLKKHERVHTGEKPYQCPSCGGSFSQFSHLLRHLKQQSCHRKLTQFIFRPQDEQSSSSGATLSIESKVEFLPK from the exons ATGGAGTTTGTCAGAGTGGTGATTGGGGACGTGAGCGACCCGGaaccattcaaaatattaaaggatGATCCTGAGGAACAAAGAG ACCTGGTGGAGGTGAAGGAGGAAAGTCAAGAGCTGAATGAAATGGAGGAGAAACAGCATTTTGAGAAACCTGATGCAATCATAACCAGTGAAAAATCTTTGAGTCGCTCACAGACTGAAAATAAAAGTACGCCGAAAACGGCGCTCGTCTGCCCTCACTGTGGAAAGACTTTTAAACAAAGAGGACACCTTGACGATCACATAAGGACTCACACCGGAGAAAAGCCTTACGCGTGCCTTCAGTGCGGAAAGAGCTTCACACATAAAGGAAACCTTAAGGATCACATGAGGATTCACTCCGGAGAGAGGCGGTTTGCGTGTCAGCAGTGTGGGAAGAGATTCACGCATAAAGCGAACCTTACGGATCACATCAGGATCCACACGGGGGAGAAGCCGTTCGGCTGCACGCAGTGCGGGAAGAGTTTCACACACGCCACGAGTCTCAAGACTCACCTGCTGTCTCACTCCGGAGAACGGCCGTTTAACTGCGACCAGTGCGGACAGAAATTCATTTTGGCGGCGCACTTGAAAAGACACCTGAAAATCCACACCAACGAGAGGCCCTATGTGTGCTCCTTCTGCGGGAAGAGCTTTTTATGGCTCTGCTATTTTAAAGACCACCAGAAGAAGCACACGGGTGTGAAAGCGCATGTGTGCTCCGAGTGCGGCAGCGCCTTCACCAGAGCCAGTGAACTGAAAATGCATCAAAGAACGCACACCGGAGAAAAACCCTACACGTGCTCGTACTGCGGGAAGAGCTTCGCCGAGTCTGGAAACTTGAAAAAACACGAGCGGGTTCACACCGGAGAGAAACCGTACCAGTGTCCCTCGTGTGGAGGCAGTTTCAGCCAGTTCAGCCATTTACTGAGACATTTGAAACAGCAGAGCTGTCACAGAAAATTGACACAGTTCATCTTCAGGCCTCAGGATGAACAAAGCTCATCTTCAGGTGCAACACTGTCCATTGAATCAAAGGTAGAATTTCTGCCGAAATAG